One part of the Scatophagus argus isolate fScaArg1 chromosome 12, fScaArg1.pri, whole genome shotgun sequence genome encodes these proteins:
- the spry1 gene encoding protein sprouty homolog 1, translating to MELQSQHGPGGSLVVIQQPSLESRQRSDYERELQHAAILSLDQIKAIRSNNEYTEGPSVVRRPPAPRMPPRPHDKQERTHEVILVNVNNNYEHRPSGQHHHHVGGGMVVVAGGQQYGGSRAPVLSRSTSTGSAASSGSNSSASSEQGLLARSPPTRPGMSLQHHHRVERPVRTQPKPKGLVQPQQGPHFHQPPLEAPLKPQVKGKSDFSGSGNGVVAAAGHQFICERCGKCKCSDCTTPRSLPSCLACNGQCLCSAESALEHGTCMCLVKGIFYHCSNDDEGDSCADHPCSLSRSHCCSRFLCMGLMSVLFPCLLCYPPVKGCLKACQGCYDRVNRPGCRCKNSNTVYCKLESWAPQTPEKPS from the coding sequence ATGGAGCTCCAAAGTCAACATGGCCCCGGCGGTTCATTAGTGGTGATCCAGCAGCCTTCCCTAGAGAGCCGGCAGAGGTCAGATTACGAGCGGGAGCTCCAGCATGCCGCCATTCTCTCCCTGGACCAAATCAAGGCCATCCGCTCCAACAACGAGTATACCGAGGGGCCCTCGGTGGTGCGGAGGCCCCCTGCACCTCGCATGCCCCCCAGGCCCCACGACAAGCAGGAAAGGACTCACGAGGTCATTCTCGTCAATGTGAACAACAATTATGAGCACCGGCCATCAGgtcaacaccaccaccatgtTGGTGGCGGCATGGTGGTTGTGGCTGGGGGACAGCAGTATGGCGGGTCCCGGGCGCCAGTGCTCAGTCGCTCTACTAGCACAGGAAGTGCCGCCAGTTCAGGGAGCAACAGCAGTGCCTCCTCTGAGCAGGGACTCTTGGCACGCTCGCCCCCCACCAGGCCTGGCATGAGCTTACAGCACCACCACAGAGTGGAGCGGCCTGTTCGGACTCAGCCCAAGCCCAAGGGCCTTGTACAGCCCCAGCAGGGACCTCACTTCCACCAGCCTCCACTAGAGGCTCCACTCAAGCCCCAGGTCAAAGGGAAATCGGACTTTTCTGGCTCTGGCAACGGGGTGGTGGCTGCTGCCGGGCACCAGTTCATCTGTGAGCGCTGTGGGAAGTGCAAATGCAGTGACTGCACGACTCCCAGGAGCCTGCCTTCATGTCTGGCGTGCAATGGCCAGTGCCTTTGCTCAGCTGAGAGTGCGCTGGAGCACGGCACGTGCATGTGCCTGGTTAAAGGCATCTTCTACCACTGCTCCAATGACGATGAAGGGGACTCGTGTGCTGACCACCCCTGCTCGCTGTCACGTTCCCACTGCTGCTCTCGTTTCCTGTGCATGGGATTAATGTCGGTACTCTTCCCTTGTCTGCTATGCTACCCACCTGTCAAGGGGTGTCTGAAGGCGTGCCAGGGCTGCTACGACCGGGTTAACAGGCCCGGCTGTCGCTGCAAGAACTCCAACACTGTCTATTGCAAACTGGAGAGCTGGGCCCCACAGACCCCGGAAAAACCTTCCTGA